In one Planctomycetota bacterium genomic region, the following are encoded:
- a CDS encoding ABC transporter permease codes for MLSRIWSLTKIELFKFYRQKIFFISLFLVVLVVVVSVLMEKIAPTTKAQVNGIAPLISGCLNGFRLVTFLLLVIGALLVASETTFGTIRTVLIAPIRRSEIVLAKAITVIILALLFTLLIETISFGLAWSVYGFRNITDPTFPEIVHLARAEMLLYVLYTFLYILLPLVAIGLMGLFISTLVENAGISVAISIILYLVLDSFVANLFEEASSFLFNPYWNYYLDTLKSMSEGALQEIWRFKAINSFLGIKSGEEVMLDSARNLSVLKSFVIPIIYSIIFVITSIIAVNRKNS; via the coding sequence CCTGGTGGTGCTGGTGGTGGTGGTGTCGGTCCTGATGGAAAAGATAGCGCCGACTACCAAGGCCCAAGTCAATGGCATTGCGCCGCTGATTTCCGGATGCCTGAACGGCTTCCGGCTGGTCACCTTCCTGCTCCTGGTTATCGGCGCCTTGCTGGTTGCCTCGGAAACCACCTTCGGCACGATTCGGACCGTCCTGATTGCGCCTATCAGGAGAAGCGAGATTGTCCTGGCCAAGGCCATCACCGTGATTATCCTGGCGCTCCTGTTCACCCTGCTGATTGAGACCATCTCATTCGGGCTGGCCTGGTCGGTTTACGGATTCCGTAACATCACCGACCCGACCTTCCCGGAAATAGTCCATCTGGCCCGGGCTGAGATGCTGCTCTATGTGCTTTACACATTTCTGTATATTCTTTTGCCGCTGGTGGCCATCGGTTTGATGGGATTGTTTATCTCGACGCTGGTGGAAAACGCCGGCATCTCGGTGGCTATCAGCATCATCCTCTATCTGGTCCTGGATTCATTTGTGGCCAACCTGTTTGAAGAGGCCTCGTCGTTTCTGTTCAACCCTTATTGGAACTATTACCTGGACACCCTAAAGAGCATGTCGGAAGGCGCGTTGCAGGAAATCTGGCGCTTCAAGGCCATTAACTCATTCCTGGGCATCAAGTCCGGCGAAGAGGTCATGCTTGACTCGGCCCGCAACCTCTCGGTCCTTAAGAGTTTCGTTATCCCAATCATTTACTCCATTATCTTTGTTATCACCTCAATCATTGCGGTTAATCGGAAGAATTCGTAG